The DNA region TGAGCAGAACTGTCCCAAAAACCCAAGCCATTCTTATTGGGAGCCCAAAACTACTTTCCCGATTAGACTTTGCCAATGTtccccctatttattttgatgccGTTCTGATTCCATATTCGCAACAAGTAAAGATCCTTGGCATCATCATTGACAGTACGTTATCCTGGGGACCTCAGGTGAGCGAAGTCAGCAGGaagatatttgcggcaatttGTTCTCTTAGGAGACTACGTAACTTCCTCCCAATTCCTACCAAAATTGCCCTCGCACAAACACTTCTCCTTCCCATTTTGGATTACGCTGATTTTGCCTATCTCGATCTCACTGAGGATCAACTTAGTAAGCTTGAGAATATCCAAAACGTCTGCATTCAGTTTATATTTTGGTTACGCAAATATGACCTTGACCATGTATCTCACTTCCGTTTGCAGCTCAAGTGGCTCCCTATCCGTCTTCGTCGTACCTTTCACATTTTGTCTCTTCTGTATTCTATCCTTTTTTACCCTGCTACTCTCCGCTATCTTAAAAATCGCTTTAGTTATCTCTGTTCCACTAGGTGCGCCCAGAATTTAATTCTTTCTGTCCCCTTCTCTACTTCAAAATTCTATAATCATTCTTTTAATTTTCAAGCTGTGCGACTTTGGAATTCCCTATCTCATGACATAAGACGTGCTCAGTCTCCTGTATCTTTCAAGAGACTTTCTACTATATActgttatatgtgtatttatttatatatttatgcatatagttatttatctttatgtatgtaagtttatgtattttatatttttagtctatattgtgcaataagtttatttcttcaaatttgttgacacctactgacataatgtaaatttatcaatttccgctaccttaaggttgtttggaagaaatcgctctttagcgataagaccgcctgttgtttacctttgttcgtgttgcttccttgttttgtattgttgtattttatcaaggtgtgcaataaagagtatttgtattgtattgttacttTAACGAAATCTTACCCGCCTAGCAACCGGCCGGTGTGCGGGACACCTTGAGTATTTAACTGACTACAGATATTATTCCATCCAAAATATTACACTAACACTCTCTAAATGCACTTCAAATAATGTTAGTATTATCTTTATGTTCAATGGTTATTAGTATGTATCCAAATGTGGCATAATAATGCCCTGAACATTTCAATAATATTAACCTCAAACTTAAGTTACCTATAAACAAAactatatttattacttacggTCTGAATCATTATTTCCTGTTGCCAGTCTAACGAGCCTCCTGCTTCTTGAATTCATTTTTATCATAAACAGACAATAAAATAGGCTTTTAAACTGTTTATCGAACAACaaaacataataacaacaaattGTCTTATCGGCGCGTGAGCAGCAACTGAGTGAAGTTAGCTACGGCGCGAAGCTCGCGAGCACGCTTAGTTGGTTCTTCCTGTAGAGTTTTGAGTTGTCGGATCAAACCTATACAGGTAAAACCTATTAGGGCGCGGTATAATGTTGTGGCAGTAAGATATTGTTGTTAATGAATTCAAATAAGTTCTGGAAAAATATGCTAAAAACGTTTGGCATATTTTACCGGGCGTAAAAAAACATAACTTAATAGAAATTCTACAGCAAGAAACCAATATGTGTATGTAGAATGTTTTCTctgaaaataaattagttaatatttcataaaattgtgATGCAAAAAAACGCTATCTGCCAGTTGAACTTTTTACCTGGAGGCGAAAACATTAATTAACGTATTAACATACACATATCGGATTTTGCCTGTTTAGAATGCCAAGAAACTACCAATATGTTACGTTATGGTttagctatcttttgaatgcgaGGTCATATCAAAACATGTGTCGGATCAGTTTGTAGATATTGAAAAAACATTTCTAATGGTATAAAAAAAGGCATTTTGACAAAAAGTCACATAGgaggtatttgcagtaataggacgatatctccgacctaaatccgacctatctccgacatccgacatatctccgacctaaatccgacctatctccgacatccgacatatctccgacctatctccgacatccgacctatctccgacctatctccgacctatctccgacctatctccgacgtatctccgacatccgacctatctccgacttaTCTCCGACTAGGCGGCTATTAAATCgcgcacataagaaaaagatcataaatgctttgtttactaagtcataCGCCCTACGtaataaagttcacgatcatcGTGCGGACGTTCgcttatcaacacgtgccgagtgcacgtgttttagagagagacagagctattgatattgatacctataTAGTCCAATAATGGAGCGTTACGTAAATCGataaatacttttacgtaaatattattttgaaaaagattTATAAGATAGAAGTAATTCGCAATGAAATATCTCATTTGTTACTTAATATTACGTTAAATGATATACTCAaggagtataataatcaatattagtgattattacctctctgacttgtaattggaaccaagacgcAATATCGGAACGCCATTCGTTTGACAGATCAGATTGTTAGTGTCAACAATCCATCCAtgtgaatatagtttgtaaataagttttttccaATAAGTTGTGCATCGAATTATAGTGATTTCTATGACTGATGAcataactaaacatgtgattacccatcaaagatattatttattaaaatattcaatgaaatcccgaaggaaatatgcaccaaaaagttggtcaaggaaaagttgattcgccgtaagttttatatgtaataacgagtccatttcctcgtcacagacgcttgttctgttacaacctagaagtcaaacccgctagaccatttgcacattgtgaaagacggcgaatcttgtgattctaatcaccagagggcggaattgctcatggcaaaaatcaaacgtcaatagggttggaacgttaaattttatcgactatcgattaaactgaaattatcagtatattaTTCAGTTGTTTTCATCGTATGTAAGATAAGGATACTTCTTTATGCATTTTGTTGACTGTTTCGTTTTGGAATAACCATTTTTTCAAAGGTGAATTAGTTGCAAAAGGACTAGTGACAGAAACGGTAATCAAatgtcaaatcaaatcaaatcaatttacttttaatctaatcaaagaggtcaaaatcaaatggtcgtATACCTAATCAAAGGTCAACGTTAAAGTCAAAAATGTAAAAAGtgactgaatttatcgatagatgaaaatgtcgataaaatttaacgttccaacccTATtaacgtttgatttttgccatgagcaattccgccctctgctaatcaccaaaatgctagtgccgaagtttcgcgcgatggatacgcgatgaccttgagccatcgccgtcgcatcgcgtcgcgtcgcgtcgcgtcgcccgtcgctcacgcaagacagagcgttataaaaacaaaacaaattgatacctttttgtttcaggtatcaagtaggtattaaatattCCACATATGAATGGCTTACTTTTGTAGCgatttgtacatgattaaattgattaatggaTAATGATTAATTAGTACAATAAAACTAAGTATTCATCATTCATACACATCTCAAATCTTTAACTGTGTACAAATAAATGTAATCGAAAACTGAGAATGAGCAGGGCTTCCTGTCACAGGTATTATAAACACTTACTAGGAAGTCTCAACCTGCGAGTGTTATATTGTAAATtagtttatgaaataaaataaatgctttatttgattttgatttttgatttttttaagtattacaATTACGTcatgacgtcaaattgatgacatcggcatgaaagttgcGGGCCCAACTCATTGATAGTTCAAAATAAATGTCGGAATATGTATAAAAACTTGTACACGAGGGCAAGACTACGTTAAAaatctttgagtaattatgttatacgaagcgccatgttgcggcggccctgtttcgttgaaaccaaagagtaggtaaaaaatgcaacaaaagcagacgtgacaattgacaatatcgcaagttagttcaagtttcctatcatacattaaattatatatatttatcgacgcaaaaaaggttatttaaattattgtcagaattgcacagttttccgacacgcgtattgagaatctgttataagattctcaatacgcgtgtcgaatttcatgtgagtatgtaggtaaatgtaagtgcagtacctaacctgcctgaatgaatttgggtaggtagacggtcaagcaaattatgagagtataaaaacgcgcgaaattcaaattttctatggaacgataaacccgcgcccttacatacatggatgtagataaagttatgtatgcgactatacataattaggcattaaaacactcgtgttatcttattaacacaacaaaaacaacacatgttttaatgcctaccattatgcaaatgtcacataaataactaatatccagttgcggctacgtgtacacatgtacgctcagtccgtatgcagctttcTATGTGGGcaaaaaaaattgggactcccagagttgttaagaaaaagttaaatcgctgtcagttttgcaacgataattatgtatggaatttcaataaaaacatcgtttttgttttaattatgtaaattatactaagttataatctaaattcagaacgtgaaaaaagatTGGTTGGGGTATACCCCAACAagattagttttaaatacagatttcaagcttgattgtcgttacaaaactaacagcgatttatgttttttgttaacaactcacgctaaattgagagtcataaattaaaaaaatgcccatgtaaaccaatgtcacttctatactacgacttctaatctatgcactctatgcagggctcatcatcgcgaccgaaaggtcgtaagcgccgagtaaaatcgtagcgcttgtgacgttacggaagcaggccattggttcacaccccgcccccttacccgccttcagcttacaggctgtgacacgttcgttgtttgctagctcctctatacgaagtaataattactcaatgttaaaaatacacaaagtaCACAATTGGCAGTGTTTATTTCAGGAAATGTAACAATTAAAAATTAACTAATAACATAATGCTAATTCACGTACGCTCATAAATTCGAAAATCACCTCTCTTAAATACTATATCGCGCTAACACTTGCGACATACGCCGAACGAACGGTACGCGAAACGTCACTTATCACTGTTCGATATGCTTGGAGGTGGGGCGCGGCGCGGGCGGGTATCAGACGGGCGTGGTGCGGCGCAGCGCGTCCGTGCCCACGCCGCGGTCGAGCCGCGCCGGCTGCCCGCGCGCCGCGAACGTCACCAGCTCCTCCTCGCGCGACGGCGGCGGCTCCACGGCCGACGTGTCCAGGAAGCGCCCGCTCGCCACCGACGCCTGCGACTGGAATATCGAGGCGCTGCGCAGCCCGCTCAGCGTGTTGGCGCTCTGCGGCACCTCCTTCAACTCCTCGAAGTAGTCGTCGCAGGCGGTCGGCCGCGGCGCCGCCGGGAACCCGTAGAGGGTCGAGGTGGACAGGTCCTTTAGCGAAGCGGAGCTTAAATTTATTCTTCTATTCTTATGTATGGAGCAGTGCGGCATGTCGTCGCCGTCGAATACGAAGCGGCGTCGCTCGCGCGGCGTGGCGGCGGAGGACCCGCTCGGCGGGTACGTGTCCCGTTTCATCATCCGCCTCTCTAGAAGAGTGGAGTCGCGCTCCCTGAAATCTGAGAACGCGAACTCCCGGTCCCACGCCCTGCCGTCCGCTTTAGCCTTTTCCGTGAGCTCCGTGATCCAGTCTTTTTGGTACCATTGCAGGAACAGGAATATGGCCGAGGTGCCGGCCAGCTCTACGGCCACGAAGCCGCTGATGTAGAGCCCGAACGAGTAGCCGTAGCTGTAGGACATCCGCGGCGTCGAGAACACCGTGTAGTACAGCTTGTGGTTCACTTGAGACTTGAACACcgatatatacatcactattcCGGTGAGCATTATCAGTCCTGAAAATGAAAAAAGAACAATTGTTAGGAACgctatgtttttagggttccgtaccaaaaaggtataaaaggaacccttatggcgacgctctgtccgtctgtctgtccgtctgtcacatttctaaatatctcgagaactacattttttttaaataaaatgttttattttattttattgagaaAGAAACAAACGGTCACATACAGTATGAGATACATATAAGTTGTTATTGCATTTACAATAGACCTATAGTTTCCTTAAAGAATATAAGtgcttaattttattaactacatatatacatattcaGTTGTATAAGATAGATGCTTAAATTGTAATCATTTGCATAATAGGTACAAAGAACATACTTACCCATTATGCAAATTACTACGAGTGTTAACAAACTAATTTAAACCTTACTAATGATTAGAATACGATACATTTTGGATAATTCAACTTTGCAAACAAAATGCTTTCTTTAAATCGCTAATACTACAGTTAAAAACATCAATGTTTGAAAGATTAACACTTTTATTATATAGTTTACAGACACGCCTTATAAACATATTTCGTGCAAAGCATGTTCGACTGAACGGGATAGCAAATAGTTCCTTTTTACGACATTTACGCTGACGCGCACGAGGgactttaatgtttatttcttcAAGCAACGAGGGGATCGCTAATTTTGagtgtaatattttataaagtaaGACCAAGTCTACGCAGTCACGGCGGTCTTTAAGAGGCTGAATTTTATAATGCTTTAATGAGGAGGTGTAATCGGCATAGTCATGACCTGTTCTATAATCTAACGTTTTTACGAATTTCTTTTGGAGCCTCTCGATTCTGTCAATATGAACAGCATGGAAAGGCTTCCAAACAGCGCATGCAAATTCTAAACGACTCCTGACATAGCTATTGTACAGTGTTATATAACTAAAAGAATTATTAAAAGGCTTGCAGACTCGTAGGATAAAACCTAATTGCTTAAACGATTTTGTGACTACGttatcaatacatacatacatacaatcacgcctgtatcccataaaggggtaggcagagcacatgaaactactaaagcttcagggccactcttggcaaataaggggttaaaagaaaacgaagctgtggcattgcagtgacaggttgccagcctctcgcctacaccacaatttaacccatatcccatagtcgccttctacgacacccacgggaagaaaggggtggtgaaattcttaacccgtcaccacacaggcaacgtTATCAATATGGGGAATAAACGACATCTTTGAATCCATTGTCACACCGAGATCTCGGATTTGGGTTACtctatttaatgttttattagaaATAGTATAATTATGatcaatatttttcttttttctagTAAAAGTTATAATACTACACTTTTCATTGTTcagaaataaattattatcattGCAGTATCTCTCTAAGTTAATTAAATCCTCCTGTAGTAGATCACAATCTGAGCCATCTCTAATAGTTTTATAAATCTTAGCATCATCCGCGTAAAGTAATACTTTAGAATGCTTAATGTAGTctgttatatcatttatatatAGCACAAAAAGAAGAGGTCCCAAATGAGATCCCTGTGGGACTCCTGATGTGACAACCCTGTACTGCGATGTGTAACCGGACAATACAACAGCTGCCTGTGTTCTAGATTCAATAATATGATCTTATCCAACGATAGAGATCACCGTGTATACCATAGTTGTCATAGCTTATTTAACAATGTGCTGTGACAGATTTTATTGAATGCCTTGGCAAAATCGGTATACACGGCATCTACACAGTGTCCACTATCCATAGCCCTAATAACGTCTCctgtaaaaatcaacaaattacTATCCACCGAACGACCTTTAAAGAAACCATGCTAGTGGGGGGTAATATGATCCTTAACAACTTCGAAGAGTTGACATTTAACTATCTTTTCGAGAATTTTACTGAACTGGCAGAGGTATTGGAGTTATCCAAGCCTGTTTCCATATTTTTGGCACACATCCATTAAGTTTATTGATTTTTTGTTAACTTTGAGTCTAACAATTAACGTtcgttgtttatttttatacatacattttattaaaaagcttTGTTACccatatatcaataaattataaaaacaaaacaaactgtCCATTTCACGTATCAAATAGGTTaataattattccacgtatgaatagcttacttttgaatTCATTTTTATATAATGAAATggtaattaatgaataatgattaattattacaataaaattattcgaATCATCCTTTATGCAGCGTGatgtcaaattgatgtcatcggcatgaaagttacgggccctggacATGAGCATGACAATAAAATTCACTAATAAACCGTGGTTTGTTTGTATATGTCATgcattattagtattattacaAATAATTGCAATGTTAcaaatacaattaataattACAAAGTGCATGGATACTTTGCACTTTCATGTAGTGTTACGGATAACATAAAcgataaaagtaaatttaaataaactaattatatgttataaatgaacttactaATAATAATTACGAAGTTATATTGAAACAAAAATCCATTATAAATCTGTACTATTACGGTAAACTCGTATGAATATGGCTAGGTGGTAACTAATGAGTTTAGCTTGTCACCTGGCGAGATGTACAAACTAATTTAGTATCAGTTAGTATGTTTGAGTTTAGGAAACTGGCACCAGGACAGGACTAAGGTTTGATTAGATTTTGTATTTAAAACACGACTGTATCGCACAATAAACCTGTGTACCTACAAGTTAAACATGCACCAAAgaatatatattttactattttaaattttgttttaagAACTAAATGAATCATCTAAATACTAAGGAATCAATGAGCACGTGAAAAACTGTTTCCGTGTGACACTTCCGGCTTTTAAAATGGCAAGAGCACGTAGACAATATGTAATTGCCTGTGGCGGCTGTGGCATATTTAagttatggagattagaggtaagagaagaggtacatatatattactagcttttgcccgcggcttcgctcgcgttagaaagagacaaaaagtagtctatgtcattctccatgctttcaactatctccacttaaaaaaattgcgtcaattcgtagctccgttttgccgtgaatgacggacaaacaaacagacacacacactttcccatttataatattaagtatggttAAACTCCATAGGTGAAGATATGATATCTCTCTTTCGATAATGACAGTTACATGTGACTGAACCTGCGGCAACTGAATCGCTAGCCCAGTGTCGCTTTTATGGCAACAATGACGTCGAAGTACAGTTTTTTATCAAATTTTGAATCAACTAATAGGGCAAACCCTAGGAAAAAACCAAAAAGCAGCATGCTTCGTTTTATAAATGGAACTAAACTGGTAaatccttagtgcgttttcacattatccgatccggtatcggatgtaggaccgatataccATACATTTACAGGCAcaatcttggatttttccattgaaatccttccgacatccgatatcggatcggataatgtgaaaatggacTTGGATCCTTCAGACCACGCCTTTAAAGCGTCATATTTACTGAATGGactaacggaaaagatgaggagtggcaggttggcgtggtacggtcatgtaatgaggagggatgagtgtcatataggcaaaagaatgttggagatgaatgttgatggatggagaggagggtaaacccaaacaacgatggatggattgtgtgaaagaggacatgagaaagaaagatgtgagtgttgagatgacgaaagataggggagaatggaagagaaagacatgttgtaccgaccccacataacgtgggataagggtagcaggaagaagaagaagatttacTGAATGGACTGACGTTTTATATTCCCGTAACTTGGTGGCTATTTGTACGTTACCTAATATGTGTTATTAGCCACGCGTTTTATTTTGCGGGATTAATTTTTTATAGAGATAATGACAGACAAGGCGTCGCCCTTTTGAATGTTCTAAGGGTAAACCTATAAAATAATGAACAAATATTTACCAGATATGATAAAAAGAACTCCAGCTATGAACGTGCAAAGCCGCCGGCCCTTTACGCAGTGGCCCAGCACGCAACATAGCGCCCCGAACGCCTGGGTCAGTACTGCGAGTAGCAATGGAGCCGCTGAACGTGTCACTACGTCTGGAATTGAAAAAAATGATTAACCTAAACGTAGTAAAACCTTTTTGATGGCACAGACGTGTATATTTTGAATTTGTGGTGACCgattaagagcgctttcaaaaaatctgcttgctcgcatttcgacgccggcggcgctggcgtgcgcctgtgtgcagacgcacactataaacAGAAGAATAAAGATTGTAggctgcggtacagacatagcgtgcgatcctcttcgaactaaccttacgtgcggctagagcgaaagggatagcattcatggtcggtaccgccacgccgtcactagcgttgcggactaaccattattgatacttgcgtaaaaacaccaccatatatattacatatttgcatacatgatttcgtgcataaatacttgaccttttagtttaattattaaacttatcacagttttttctattaaaacgtgtgtagccttggaagaaataaattaaaaaacttttataatacaataaattgtgtatataatattgtcttctgtcaccgcgatagttactcatgaaataaatttatggaatcagattatatcgcgtataatgaatataatccgttttcttagttttatttcattttgaatatgatatgttttctaggttcttttcggtgaaggaaaacatcgtgaggaaaccggactaattccaataaggtctagtttaccctttgggttgacaggtcagatggcagtcactttcgtaaaaactagtgcctacgccaaatcttgggattagttgtcaaagcggaccgcaggctcccatgagccgtggcaaatgccgggataacgcaaggaagatgatgatgttttctaggtacaatacaatacaatacaaatactctttattgcacacctcaatacacgaaacaacatagcaagtataaacaacaacttaagaggtaaaacaagaggcggtcttatcgctaaagagcgatctcttccagacaaccttggtagtggagaataataaatttaaccttgttagtaggtgtactaaatgtagacttagaggaaatctagcacaaactatactacgcaaaacaatatactacacacataaaaataaaatacaatacataaacatacaaatacatatatatatatataacaaattacatgccagctataggggacataagtctatcaaggtatcattgatcaatgatcaGATAAAAAGTGAAGCTTGAGAAGTATCTTAAAAGAAGTAGGAGATTGAGCGCGTCTAATATTTAGGGGTAGGGAATTCCAAAGCCGCACAGCTTGAAATGTAAAGGAGTTGTTATAGAATTTAGACGAGGACGACGGAACGGAAAGAAGCAAATTCCGAGAGGACCGAGCAGAACGGAGATAGCTGAAACGGTTCTTAAGATAGCGGGGAGTCGTTGGGTTAAAAAGAATGGAATACAAAAGGGACAGCACGTGAGAGTTACGACGAAAACGAATAGAGAGCCACTTGAGCTGCGAACGAAATTGAGAGACATGGTCatattaggtacatatatataa from Leguminivora glycinivorella isolate SPB_JAAS2020 chromosome 14, LegGlyc_1.1, whole genome shotgun sequence includes:
- the LOC125233620 gene encoding voltage-dependent calcium channel gamma-4 subunit isoform X2 is translated as MWGGGAQCVHATLPRAARQPAPTLSGAIASRRPPRPIPPSPTLVAQVDSSVACLWLLTPLSAGTAVVAVLVAVSTNNWLHTEENMLNPAYNGTGRHSLVAKHTVSGLWRLCHTDPGSTVFRCVDIPYFPLSQYAPDPIDSTNAIPYVVTRSAAPLLLAVLTQAFGALCCVLGHCVKGRRLCTFIAGVLFIISGLIMLTGIVMYISVFKSQVNHKLYYTVFSTPRMSYSYGYSFGLYISGFVAVELAGTSAIFLFLQWYQKDWITELTEKAKADGRAWDREFAFSDFRERDSTLLERRMMKRDTYPPSGSSAATPRERRRFVFDGDDMPHCSIHKNRRINLSSASLKDLSTSTLYGFPAAPRPTACDDYFEELKEVPQSANTLSGLRSASIFQSQASVASGRFLDTSAVEPPPSREEELVTFAARGQPARLDRGVGTDALRRTTPV
- the LOC125233620 gene encoding voltage-dependent calcium channel gamma-4 subunit isoform X1, which codes for MLSHTSSSCNVKLFKMKSEKAANMRGREGMWGGGAQCVHATLPRAARQPAPTLSGAIASRRPPRPIPPSPTLVAQVDSSVACLWLLTPLSAGTAVVAVLVAVSTNNWLHTEENMLNPAYNGTGRHSLVAKHTVSGLWRLCHTDPGSTVFRCVDIPYFPLSQYAPDPIDSTNAIPYVVTRSAAPLLLAVLTQAFGALCCVLGHCVKGRRLCTFIAGVLFIISGLIMLTGIVMYISVFKSQVNHKLYYTVFSTPRMSYSYGYSFGLYISGFVAVELAGTSAIFLFLQWYQKDWITELTEKAKADGRAWDREFAFSDFRERDSTLLERRMMKRDTYPPSGSSAATPRERRRFVFDGDDMPHCSIHKNRRINLSSASLKDLSTSTLYGFPAAPRPTACDDYFEELKEVPQSANTLSGLRSASIFQSQASVASGRFLDTSAVEPPPSREEELVTFAARGQPARLDRGVGTDALRRTTPV